A DNA window from Stenotrophomonas sp. 57 contains the following coding sequences:
- a CDS encoding MurR/RpiR family transcriptional regulator → MPPLLKIRSERGQMSAIERRIADFILDNAHLLRDYSSQQLASALGISQSSVVKFSQKLGFKGYPDLKYSIGQDVARAGADPQQAPSEPDSGDDYLRLGDALRRSKAQAEEETRQANPREEIERIVQLLDGAPKLFVYGLGDDGLYAREFAMRLSLLGLLVVPHTDPILMLANLSAARPGDALLVFSEFGNLPQLSQLSRQFQDMGGKVISITRHTANPLRAHADAALGVCAHDRTPQVAQLLYRSAMHALLDFLFVLLCHTNPDRQQQLAVNLERIDHLLDS, encoded by the coding sequence ATGCCGCCCCTGCTGAAGATCCGTTCCGAGCGCGGGCAGATGTCGGCCATCGAGCGACGCATCGCCGACTTCATCCTCGACAACGCCCACCTGCTGCGCGACTACTCGTCCCAGCAACTGGCCAGTGCGCTCGGCATCAGCCAGTCCAGCGTGGTGAAGTTCAGCCAGAAGCTCGGCTTCAAGGGCTACCCGGACCTGAAGTACTCGATCGGCCAGGACGTGGCTCGCGCCGGTGCCGATCCACAACAGGCCCCCAGCGAACCCGACAGTGGCGATGACTACCTGCGCCTGGGCGACGCCCTGCGCCGCAGCAAGGCGCAGGCCGAGGAGGAAACCCGCCAGGCCAACCCACGCGAGGAAATCGAGCGCATCGTGCAGCTGCTCGACGGCGCGCCCAAGCTGTTCGTGTACGGCCTGGGTGACGACGGCCTGTATGCCCGCGAGTTCGCCATGCGGCTGTCGCTGCTCGGCCTGCTGGTGGTACCGCATACCGACCCGATCCTGATGCTGGCCAACCTGTCGGCCGCACGCCCCGGCGATGCACTGCTGGTGTTCTCCGAATTCGGCAACCTGCCGCAGCTTTCGCAGCTGTCGCGGCAGTTCCAGGACATGGGTGGCAAGGTGATTTCCATCACCCGCCACACCGCCAACCCGCTGCGCGCGCATGCTGACGCAGCACTGGGGGTGTGCGCGCACGATCGCACGCCGCAGGTCGCGCAGCTGCTGTACCGTAGCGCCATGCATGCCCTGCTCGATTTCCTGTTCGTGCTGCTTTGCCACACCAATCCGGACCGCCAGCAGCAGCTGGCGGTGAACCTGGAGCGGATCGATCACCTGCTGGATTCCTGA
- a CDS encoding amino acid permease, with protein MSAQDEPQLQRAVSRWQIVGLSINDVIGSGIYLLPAATVALLGPFSLWGVVAAGIVVALLVLCYAQAASYFDEPGGSYLYAREAFGRFAGFEIGWMIWLTRISSAAALSNALADAVARFWPWAGAGMGRIAIIVVSLGFLTGVNIIGVRSAARTGVVLVIGKMLPLLLFVAIGAFYIDPQLAFSGQRPDPHDLQRMGEAALLLLYAYAGFENIPAAAGEYRNPRRDIPFALITMIITVTVIYGAVQVVAQGTLAGLASSATPLADAAAGFGGEALALILTVGATISILGTNSNTMMMGPRFLFALARDGYGPKILAQVHPRFHTPAASILCQGLIALGLALSGSFVQLALLSMTTRLFAYIGTAAAVLVLAKRFADRPGALKLPGGPLIPVLALLLCLALFASASWQNIAAALVAFGIGAVIYKLPRKDADAG; from the coding sequence TTGAGCGCGCAGGACGAACCGCAGCTGCAACGCGCGGTCAGCCGCTGGCAGATCGTCGGCCTGTCAATCAACGATGTGATAGGCAGCGGCATCTACCTGCTGCCGGCCGCCACCGTCGCCCTGCTCGGCCCCTTCAGCCTGTGGGGCGTGGTCGCCGCCGGCATCGTCGTCGCGCTGCTGGTGCTGTGCTACGCCCAGGCCGCCAGCTACTTCGATGAACCCGGCGGCAGCTACCTGTATGCGCGCGAAGCGTTCGGGCGCTTCGCCGGATTCGAGATCGGCTGGATGATCTGGCTGACCCGCATCAGCTCGGCGGCCGCATTGAGCAATGCGCTGGCCGATGCGGTCGCGCGGTTCTGGCCATGGGCCGGTGCCGGCATGGGGCGCATCGCGATCATCGTGGTGTCGCTGGGCTTCCTGACCGGCGTCAACATCATCGGCGTGCGCTCGGCCGCGCGGACCGGCGTGGTGCTGGTGATCGGCAAGATGCTGCCCCTGCTGCTGTTCGTGGCCATCGGTGCGTTCTATATCGACCCACAGCTGGCGTTCTCCGGCCAGCGCCCGGACCCGCATGACCTGCAACGCATGGGCGAGGCCGCGCTCCTGCTGCTGTACGCCTACGCCGGTTTCGAAAACATCCCCGCTGCGGCGGGCGAGTACCGCAATCCGCGCCGCGATATCCCATTCGCGCTGATCACCATGATCATCACCGTCACCGTCATCTACGGCGCGGTGCAGGTGGTGGCGCAGGGCACGCTGGCGGGCCTGGCCAGTTCGGCCACGCCCCTGGCCGATGCCGCCGCTGGTTTCGGTGGCGAGGCGCTGGCGCTGATCCTCACCGTCGGCGCGACCATCTCCATCCTCGGCACCAACAGCAACACGATGATGATGGGCCCGCGCTTCCTGTTCGCACTGGCCCGTGATGGCTATGGCCCGAAGATCCTGGCGCAGGTGCATCCACGCTTCCACACGCCGGCCGCATCGATCCTGTGCCAGGGTTTGATCGCACTCGGACTGGCGCTGTCCGGTTCGTTCGTGCAGCTGGCGCTGCTGTCGATGACCACGCGGTTGTTCGCCTACATCGGCACCGCGGCTGCGGTGCTGGTGCTGGCCAAGCGCTTCGCGGACCGGCCAGGCGCGCTGAAGCTGCCCGGTGGCCCGCTGATTCCGGTGCTGGCGCTGCTGCTGTGCCTGGCGCTGTTCGCCAGTGCCAGCTGGCAGAACATCGCCGCGGCGCTGGTGGCGTTTGGCATCGGCGCGGTGATCTACAAGCTGCCGCGCAAGGATGCCGACGCCGGGTGA
- a CDS encoding dipeptide epimerase: MKITAIELGMLRVPLKTPFKTALRTVETVEDVVVLIRTDTGHTGYGEAPATAVITGDTHGSIIEAIRHFIAPRLIGQDVANINRLCGLVQTAMERNTSAKAAVEIALYDLWAQLHGAPLYQMLGGGDPVITTDITISVDYIDKMVADSLSAIERGFESLKIKVGKDIGLDIERVKAIHAAVEGRALLRLDANQGWTAKQAVHAMRTLEEAGVVLELLEQPVKAADISGLKYVTDRVNTPVMADESVFSPSQVMDLIQQRAADIINIKLMKTGGLSNAIRIADIAGIYGVPCMIGCMIESSISVAAAVHLAVAKSDVITKVDLDGPSLGQFDPVSGGVHFNESEISISDVPGLGITEVRGLEMLG, translated from the coding sequence ATGAAGATCACCGCCATCGAACTGGGCATGCTGCGCGTGCCGCTGAAAACGCCGTTCAAGACCGCCCTGCGCACGGTGGAGACCGTGGAGGACGTGGTGGTGCTGATCCGCACCGACACCGGCCACACCGGCTACGGCGAAGCCCCCGCCACTGCGGTGATCACCGGTGATACGCACGGCTCGATCATCGAAGCGATCCGCCACTTCATCGCGCCGCGCCTGATCGGCCAGGACGTGGCCAACATCAACCGCCTGTGCGGGCTGGTGCAGACCGCGATGGAGCGCAACACCAGCGCCAAGGCCGCGGTGGAGATCGCGCTGTACGACCTGTGGGCGCAGCTGCACGGTGCACCGCTGTACCAGATGCTCGGTGGCGGCGACCCGGTGATCACCACCGACATCACCATCAGCGTGGACTACATCGACAAGATGGTGGCCGATTCGCTGTCGGCCATCGAGCGCGGTTTCGAATCGCTGAAGATCAAGGTGGGCAAGGACATCGGCCTGGACATCGAACGGGTCAAGGCGATCCATGCCGCCGTCGAAGGCCGCGCCCTGCTGCGCCTGGACGCCAACCAGGGCTGGACCGCCAAGCAGGCGGTGCATGCCATGCGCACGCTGGAAGAGGCCGGCGTGGTGCTGGAACTGCTGGAGCAACCGGTCAAGGCGGCCGACATCAGCGGCCTGAAGTACGTCACCGATCGCGTCAACACACCGGTGATGGCCGATGAAAGCGTGTTCAGCCCCAGCCAGGTGATGGACCTGATCCAGCAGCGCGCGGCCGACATCATCAACATCAAGCTGATGAAGACCGGCGGCCTGTCCAACGCGATCCGCATCGCCGACATCGCCGGCATCTACGGCGTGCCGTGCATGATCGGCTGCATGATCGAATCGAGCATCAGCGTGGCCGCCGCCGTGCACCTGGCGGTGGCCAAGAGCGATGTGATCACCAAGGTCGACCTGGACGGCCCGTCGCTGGGCCAGTTCGACCCGGTCAGCGGGGGCGTGCATTTCAACGAGTCGGAGATCAGTATCAGCGACGTGCCGGGCTTGGGCATCACCGAAGTGCGTGGGCTGGAGATGCTGGGTTGA
- a CDS encoding SH3 domain-containing protein codes for MILAFRAPDRQWPRRLTLALCVLAAPAFAQAAPPPDPGAPLPYVVGLHEAYLTPQYWAARLDNADAPILDRAQIDAQNARMRAQDSHIQDIAALPAQLDAAQVRASISALSRWPERVLFNEKGQAIAPALRSGIEANLGLDAIPSQVSPAFGLVVKRAALRTFPTRERVFSTAGDTDIDRFQESALFPGDKVAVVHRSADGRWLFVHSERYSAWIEADAIASGDKATVLGYGAKGPYRIITGATAQTAYTPEEPRVSRLQLDMGVRLPVLADWPAAEPVNGQQAHASWVVQLPVRETDGRLKLVPALLPRSQDTAADYLPLTPRLLLQQAFKFLGERYGWGHDYDTRDCSGFVSEIYRSFGVLLPRNTSAQAISPALDRLPFTGKVGKAARDRAVTDLQVGDLVYIPGHVMMAIGHVDGRTWVIHDTAGGSWFGADGKRVQAHLNGVSVTPLEPMMASDTVRYIDRITNIQRLRAKTPE; via the coding sequence ATGATCCTGGCTTTCCGCGCACCGGACCGGCAGTGGCCGCGCCGGTTGACCCTGGCCCTGTGCGTGCTGGCCGCACCGGCTTTCGCACAGGCTGCACCGCCACCTGACCCCGGCGCGCCGCTGCCCTATGTGGTTGGCCTGCACGAGGCCTACCTGACCCCGCAGTACTGGGCCGCGCGCCTGGACAACGCTGACGCGCCGATCCTCGACCGCGCGCAGATCGACGCGCAGAACGCGCGGATGCGGGCGCAGGACAGCCACATCCAGGACATCGCCGCACTGCCCGCACAGCTCGATGCCGCGCAGGTACGCGCCAGCATCAGCGCATTGTCGCGCTGGCCCGAGCGTGTACTGTTCAACGAGAAGGGCCAGGCCATCGCCCCCGCGCTGCGCAGTGGCATCGAAGCCAACCTCGGCCTCGATGCGATTCCTTCCCAGGTGTCACCAGCCTTCGGCCTGGTGGTGAAACGCGCGGCGCTGCGCACCTTCCCCACCCGCGAACGCGTCTTCAGCACGGCCGGCGACACCGACATCGACCGCTTCCAGGAATCGGCACTGTTCCCCGGCGACAAGGTCGCCGTGGTCCACCGCAGTGCCGACGGCCGTTGGCTGTTCGTGCACAGCGAGCGCTACAGCGCGTGGATCGAAGCCGACGCCATCGCCAGCGGCGACAAGGCCACGGTGCTCGGCTACGGCGCGAAGGGACCGTACCGCATCATCACCGGTGCCACGGCGCAGACCGCCTACACCCCGGAGGAACCGCGCGTCTCGCGCCTGCAGCTGGACATGGGCGTGCGCCTGCCGGTGCTGGCCGACTGGCCCGCCGCCGAACCGGTGAACGGCCAGCAGGCGCATGCCTCGTGGGTGGTGCAGCTGCCGGTGCGCGAAACCGATGGCCGCCTGAAACTGGTGCCGGCGCTGCTGCCGCGCTCGCAGGACACCGCCGCCGACTACCTGCCGCTCACCCCGCGCCTGCTGCTGCAGCAGGCCTTCAAGTTCCTGGGCGAACGCTATGGCTGGGGCCACGACTACGACACCCGCGACTGCAGCGGGTTCGTTTCCGAGATCTACCGCAGCTTCGGCGTGCTGCTGCCGCGCAATACCAGCGCACAGGCGATCAGCCCGGCACTGGACCGCCTGCCCTTCACCGGGAAGGTCGGCAAGGCCGCGCGCGACCGTGCGGTCACCGATCTGCAGGTGGGCGACCTGGTCTACATTCCCGGGCACGTGATGATGGCCATCGGCCACGTCGACGGCCGCACCTGGGTCATCCATGATACGGCGGGCGGCAGCTGGTTCGGTGCCGACGGCAAGCGCGTACAGGCCCACCTCAATGGTGTTTCGGTCACCCCGCTGGAGCCGATGATGGCCAGCGATACCGTCCGCTACATCGACCGCATCACCAACATCCAGCGCCTGCGGGCCAAGACTCCTGAATGA
- a CDS encoding L,D-transpeptidase family protein, which translates to MKSLVRRATAALLLAAAVSVHAAPLEGARQLIVVTSEGWDSTQGQLQAYVRDGKGWHAHGEAFPVALGRTGSAWGLGLHPAQADGPQKQEGDGRSPAGVFALGSAFGYAVTRPGTAMAYQPMLESSYCMDVPGSPFYNRIVDERKVGSAAIKGSTEPMRLDLHNKGDVRYQEGFVIAHNPDNQPGKGSCIFAHLWRQPGEATAGCTAMPQARMRALLDWLRPQEAPRFVLLPRAEYTRLQAQWQLPALSGDAR; encoded by the coding sequence ATGAAATCGCTGGTCCGTCGCGCTACCGCTGCGCTGCTGCTTGCTGCAGCGGTGTCCGTCCACGCCGCGCCGCTGGAGGGTGCGCGCCAGCTGATCGTGGTCACCAGCGAAGGCTGGGACAGCACCCAGGGCCAGCTGCAGGCCTATGTGCGCGATGGCAAGGGCTGGCATGCGCATGGAGAGGCGTTCCCGGTGGCACTTGGCCGCACTGGCAGTGCCTGGGGCCTGGGCCTGCACCCGGCGCAGGCCGATGGCCCGCAGAAGCAGGAAGGCGATGGCCGCAGCCCGGCGGGCGTGTTCGCGCTCGGCAGCGCGTTCGGCTATGCCGTCACACGCCCAGGCACGGCCATGGCCTACCAGCCGATGCTTGAAAGCAGCTACTGCATGGACGTACCCGGCTCGCCGTTCTACAACCGCATCGTCGATGAAAGGAAAGTCGGCAGTGCGGCGATCAAGGGCTCCACCGAGCCCATGCGGCTGGACCTGCACAACAAGGGCGACGTGCGCTACCAGGAAGGCTTCGTGATCGCCCACAATCCGGACAACCAGCCGGGCAAGGGCAGCTGCATCTTCGCCCATCTGTGGCGCCAGCCCGGCGAGGCCACGGCCGGCTGCACCGCTATGCCGCAGGCACGCATGCGGGCCCTGCTGGACTGGTTGCGCCCGCAGGAGGCGCCGCGCTTCGTGCTGCTGCCGCGCGCCGAATACACACGCCTGCAGGCCCAGTGGCAGCTGCCCGCACTCAGCGGAGACGCCCGTTGA
- a CDS encoding transglutaminase domain-containing protein, with protein MDPAVRKPRLPAAAGLCAALLLWAWSAGAEPPPSATQFARVVQMIDAGRFFEAHSELNTWSAADAAEPGVSVDDIAFQEERMRRIRLDFSLDETAARSAVRRWIPDLTDEEFARWDRLGLIEHLDIDGTRWYFKRAPSNLFLLSDEARARRRADAPMPAPGPNEVLNEHHRRVLAAAAQSGQASVLPQRIEFTQSLTVKADAVPAGETVRAWIPYPREMPGQQEQVQWLGSTPGKSRVAPASTLQRTAYLEAKAVAGQPTRFEIRYAVTLFARHTAIDPAKVQATPNDPALKPFLAEQLPHVRFTPALKLFSDQVLQGETRPHEVVRKLFTAVDRIPWAGAREYSTISNISDYALRAGHADCGQQTLLLITLLRLNGIPARWQSGMVFSDDGSGYNNLHDWGQVYLAPYGWLPMDVTTGALASDVPAMRDFYMGGLDGYRIAFNDDFGQPLVPAKQHFRSETVDSQRGEAEWAGGNLYFDQWSYDFQWRVLPAGQR; from the coding sequence GTGGATCCTGCCGTTCGCAAACCGCGTTTGCCTGCTGCTGCCGGCCTGTGTGCCGCGCTGCTGCTGTGGGCATGGTCGGCGGGAGCGGAGCCGCCGCCGTCGGCCACCCAGTTTGCACGTGTCGTGCAGATGATCGACGCGGGACGGTTCTTTGAAGCGCACAGCGAACTGAACACCTGGTCGGCCGCCGACGCGGCGGAGCCTGGCGTCAGTGTCGACGACATCGCGTTCCAGGAAGAACGCATGCGCCGCATCCGCCTGGATTTTTCCCTCGACGAAACCGCCGCCAGGTCCGCCGTGCGCCGCTGGATTCCCGACCTCACCGACGAGGAATTCGCACGCTGGGACCGGCTCGGCCTGATCGAACACCTCGATATCGATGGCACGCGCTGGTACTTCAAGCGCGCACCATCGAACCTGTTCCTGCTCAGCGACGAAGCGCGTGCACGCCGCCGCGCAGATGCGCCGATGCCGGCGCCGGGCCCGAACGAAGTGCTCAACGAACACCACAGGCGGGTGCTCGCTGCGGCAGCGCAGAGCGGGCAGGCCTCGGTGCTGCCACAGCGCATCGAATTCACCCAATCGCTGACGGTGAAGGCCGATGCGGTGCCGGCCGGCGAAACCGTGCGCGCGTGGATTCCGTACCCACGCGAAATGCCGGGGCAGCAGGAACAGGTGCAGTGGTTGGGCAGCACCCCGGGCAAGTCGCGGGTGGCACCCGCCAGTACCCTGCAGCGCACCGCCTACCTGGAGGCCAAGGCCGTGGCCGGGCAGCCGACCCGCTTCGAGATCCGCTATGCGGTCACGCTCTTTGCCCGGCACACCGCGATCGATCCCGCCAAGGTGCAGGCCACACCGAACGATCCCGCATTGAAGCCCTTCCTGGCCGAACAGCTGCCGCATGTGCGCTTCACGCCGGCATTGAAGCTGTTCTCCGACCAGGTGCTGCAGGGCGAGACGCGCCCGCATGAAGTGGTACGCAAGCTGTTTACTGCGGTCGACCGCATTCCCTGGGCCGGAGCGCGCGAATATTCCACGATCAGCAACATCAGCGACTACGCGCTGCGTGCCGGCCATGCCGACTGCGGCCAGCAGACCCTGCTGCTGATCACGCTGCTGCGCCTGAACGGCATTCCCGCGCGCTGGCAGTCGGGCATGGTGTTCTCCGACGACGGCAGCGGCTACAACAACCTGCATGATTGGGGGCAGGTCTACCTGGCGCCGTACGGCTGGCTGCCAATGGACGTGACCACCGGCGCGCTGGCCAGCGATGTGCCGGCAATGCGCGATTTCTACATGGGGGGCCTCGATGGCTACCGTATCGCCTTCAACGACGATTTCGGCCAGCCCTTGGTGCCGGCCAAACAGCACTTCCGCTCGGAAACGGTCGACTCGCAGCGCGGCGAGGCCGAGTGGGCAGGCGGCAACCTGTACTTCGACCAATGGAGCTACGACTTCCAGTGGCGGGTACTGCCAGCCGGGCAACGCTAG
- a CDS encoding PQQ-dependent sugar dehydrogenase: protein MTRTPLLLALVLVPILAASACNAADPGANGAQTSAPAAASAADQRPFTATEVSRFDQPWAMTFLPDGSLLVTEKRGKLQHLDLASGQEHEITGVPKVAYGGQGGLGDIILHPDFARNHVVYLSYAEEGTLDTRGAAVARATLALDANGAGQLKDLKVIWRQTPKVSGQGHYGHRLAFGPDGKLWISSSERQKFDPAQDMGGNLGKIIRLNDDGSLPADNPFASQGGVAAQVWSLGHRNILGMAFDANGKLWAHEMGPAGGDELNLIVRGANYGYPVVSNGDHYDGRPIPDHSTRPEFAAPKVTWTPVISPAGFVIYSGSLFPQWKGSGFIGGLSSTSLVRVAFDGDSAREAERFNMGERIREVEQGPDGALWLLEDGSKARLLKLTPKA, encoded by the coding sequence ATGACCCGCACACCCCTGCTGCTCGCCCTCGTCCTGGTGCCGATCCTCGCCGCCTCTGCCTGCAATGCCGCCGACCCTGGCGCCAACGGCGCCCAGACCAGCGCGCCCGCAGCCGCCTCCGCCGCCGACCAGCGTCCGTTCACCGCCACCGAAGTCAGCCGTTTTGACCAGCCGTGGGCGATGACCTTCCTGCCTGACGGCAGCCTGCTGGTCACCGAGAAGCGCGGCAAGCTGCAGCACCTGGATCTGGCCAGCGGCCAGGAGCATGAGATCACCGGCGTTCCGAAGGTCGCCTACGGTGGCCAGGGTGGCTTGGGCGACATCATCCTGCATCCCGACTTTGCCCGGAATCACGTCGTTTACCTCAGCTATGCCGAGGAAGGCACGCTGGATACCCGCGGTGCGGCCGTGGCCCGCGCCACGCTGGCGCTGGACGCGAACGGGGCTGGCCAGCTGAAGGACCTGAAGGTGATCTGGCGGCAGACTCCCAAGGTCAGCGGCCAGGGGCACTACGGCCACCGCCTCGCCTTCGGCCCGGACGGCAAGCTGTGGATCAGCTCCAGCGAGCGGCAGAAGTTCGATCCGGCCCAGGACATGGGCGGCAACCTCGGCAAGATCATCCGCCTCAACGACGATGGCAGCCTGCCCGCCGACAACCCGTTCGCCTCGCAGGGCGGCGTTGCCGCGCAGGTGTGGTCGCTGGGCCACCGCAATATTCTGGGCATGGCCTTCGACGCCAACGGCAAGCTGTGGGCACATGAGATGGGCCCGGCCGGCGGCGACGAACTGAACCTGATCGTGCGCGGCGCCAACTACGGTTACCCGGTCGTTTCCAATGGCGACCACTACGACGGTCGCCCGATCCCCGACCACAGCACCCGCCCTGAATTTGCTGCGCCGAAGGTGACCTGGACGCCGGTGATCTCGCCGGCCGGCTTCGTGATCTACAGCGGCAGCCTGTTCCCACAGTGGAAGGGCAGCGGCTTCATCGGTGGCCTGTCGTCGACCTCGCTGGTGCGTGTGGCCTTCGACGGCGACAGCGCGCGCGAGGCCGAACGCTTCAACATGGGCGAGCGTATCCGCGAAGTGGAACAGGGCCCGGATGGCGCCCTGTGGCTGCTGGAAGACGGCAGCAAGGCGCGCCTGTTGAAGCTGACGCCGAAGGCCTGA
- the yiaA gene encoding inner membrane protein YiaA, with product MNTAMPHKPSTAFIAASWVALLLGAAAYLIGLFNAATMALNEKGYYLTLLLFGLFAAVSLQKSVRDRVEGIPVSALYYALCWFALLSALMLLLVGLWNATLASSEKGFYGMAYALSLFGAVAVQKNTRDLIAAGAGESTRSPVVPPLPEQE from the coding sequence ATGAACACTGCCATGCCCCACAAGCCGTCCACCGCCTTCATCGCCGCCTCGTGGGTGGCCCTGCTGCTGGGCGCGGCGGCCTACCTGATCGGCCTGTTCAACGCCGCCACGATGGCGCTCAATGAAAAGGGCTACTACCTGACCCTGCTGCTGTTCGGCCTGTTCGCGGCGGTGTCGCTGCAGAAGAGTGTGCGTGACCGCGTTGAGGGTATCCCAGTGAGCGCGCTGTACTACGCGTTGTGCTGGTTCGCGCTGCTCTCGGCGCTGATGCTGCTGCTGGTTGGGCTGTGGAATGCCACGCTGGCATCGAGCGAGAAAGGCTTCTACGGCATGGCCTACGCGCTGTCGCTGTTCGGTGCGGTGGCGGTGCAGAAGAACACCCGCGACCTCATCGCTGCAGGTGCTGGTGAGAGCACGCGCAGCCCGGTCGTGCCACCGTTGCCGGAACAGGAGTGA